In Massilia forsythiae, one DNA window encodes the following:
- a CDS encoding DUF2863 family protein, which translates to MRRSSKDSTKLSADSQRLVSISQAIVQAASRVEERTWERNLDQQLQKLLKTNHQDSIDAALNVLFKGELAVYDVLMDGVEAVSESSTMLEQGADGEVCWQALLVAAPVLAWTRFAIASGTIPNDVLATLGAHFSAHLLAEGAQAAVAPTLYSIDQLPRTHAETYALTHKLAQAAHKNNGGNGNKNGSGVKPAAPGPDTSQFLADTRYLLIAVVARKDAPLFRWQEAQHHLNFEAVREAALEQWRAQAGPNVTRLLPGCGVELLLPEAYYMACREADRQVRPVSIRAAVHYLTHTLNVEPSDLRAVVAGFGDEPGDSQVDEYRVGFTLRQSTDVVYGIVWPLYGQEDEDGAPAEGAPAGAGPLPPVEEIVGHLHEVGVSHVKRIGERYVAEYCDDCGAPLFADPSGELVHAEMPEDAPAGNEHFH; encoded by the coding sequence ATGCGTCGCTCCTCCAAAGATTCAACCAAATTATCGGCAGACAGCCAGCGTCTCGTCAGTATCAGCCAGGCCATCGTGCAGGCCGCCAGCCGCGTCGAAGAACGGACCTGGGAGCGCAACCTCGACCAGCAGTTGCAGAAGCTGCTCAAGACCAACCACCAGGACAGCATCGACGCCGCCCTGAATGTCCTGTTCAAGGGCGAACTGGCGGTGTACGACGTGCTGATGGACGGCGTCGAAGCGGTCAGCGAATCCTCGACCATGCTCGAACAGGGCGCCGACGGCGAAGTCTGCTGGCAGGCGCTGCTGGTGGCCGCCCCGGTGCTGGCCTGGACCCGTTTCGCCATCGCCTCCGGCACCATCCCGAACGACGTGCTGGCCACCCTCGGCGCCCACTTCAGCGCCCACCTGCTGGCAGAAGGCGCGCAGGCCGCCGTGGCGCCGACGCTGTATTCGATCGACCAGCTGCCGCGCACCCACGCCGAGACCTATGCGCTGACCCACAAGCTGGCCCAGGCCGCCCACAAGAACAACGGCGGCAACGGCAACAAGAACGGCAGCGGCGTGAAGCCGGCCGCGCCCGGCCCGGACACCTCGCAGTTCCTGGCCGACACCCGTTACCTGTTGATCGCCGTGGTGGCGCGCAAGGATGCGCCACTGTTCCGCTGGCAGGAAGCGCAGCACCACCTGAACTTCGAGGCGGTGCGCGAGGCCGCGCTGGAACAGTGGCGCGCCCAGGCCGGCCCCAACGTCACGCGCCTGCTGCCGGGCTGCGGCGTCGAACTGCTGCTGCCGGAAGCCTATTACATGGCCTGCCGCGAAGCCGACCGCCAGGTCCGTCCGGTCTCGATCCGCGCCGCCGTGCACTACCTGACCCACACGCTGAACGTGGAGCCGTCCGACCTGCGCGCCGTGGTGGCCGGCTTCGGCGACGAGCCCGGCGACAGCCAGGTCGACGAATACCGCGTCGGCTTCACGCTGCGCCAGTCGACCGACGTGGTGTACGGCATCGTCTGGCCGCTGTACGGCCAGGAAGACGAGGACGGCGCGCCGGCCGAGGGCGCCCCGGCGGGTGCCGGTCCGCTGCCGCCGGTCGAGGAGATCGTCGGGCACCTGCACGAAGTCGGCGTCAGCCACGTCAAGCGCATCGGCGAACGCTACGTCGCGGAATACTGCGACGATTGCGGCGCGCCGCTGTTCGCCGACCCGTCCGGCGAACTGGTGCACGCCGAGATGCCGGAAGACGCGCCGGCCGGGAACGAGCACTTCCACTGA
- a CDS encoding Fe2+-dependent dioxygenase, producing MMLHIPGVLTPEQVAQFRTRLRQIDWVDGRASVGAQGAQVKRNRQLAEGSPLAVELGQAVSAALMANPLFFASVLPLRILPPFFNSYAGGEHYGAHVDGAIRAQRGGAPVRSDVSCTVFLCEPDEYEGGELSVVDAYGAHEVKLPAGDAIVYPSTSVHQVLPVTRGERLASFLWVQSMVRDDWKRSMLFELDSNIQALRGKVGDTPELVGLTGHYHNLLRQWAET from the coding sequence ATGATGCTCCACATTCCCGGCGTGCTGACGCCGGAACAGGTCGCGCAGTTCCGCACCCGCCTGCGCCAGATCGACTGGGTCGACGGCCGTGCCAGCGTCGGCGCCCAGGGCGCGCAAGTCAAGCGCAACCGCCAGCTGGCGGAAGGCTCGCCGCTGGCGGTCGAGCTGGGCCAGGCCGTCAGCGCCGCGCTGATGGCCAATCCGCTGTTCTTTGCCAGCGTGCTGCCGCTGCGCATCTTGCCGCCGTTCTTCAACAGCTACGCCGGCGGCGAGCACTACGGCGCCCACGTCGACGGCGCCATCCGCGCCCAGCGCGGCGGCGCGCCGGTGCGCTCGGACGTTTCCTGCACGGTGTTCCTGTGCGAGCCGGACGAGTACGAGGGCGGGGAATTGTCGGTGGTGGATGCCTACGGCGCCCACGAGGTCAAGTTGCCTGCCGGGGACGCCATCGTGTACCCGTCCACCAGCGTGCACCAGGTGCTGCCGGTGACGCGCGGCGAGCGCCTGGCGTCCTTCCTGTGGGTGCAGAGCATGGTGCGCGACGACTGGAAGCGATCGATGCTGTTCGAGCTCGACAGCAATATCCAGGCGCTGCGCGGCAAGGTCGGCGACACGCCGGAACTGGTGGGGCTGACCGGGCATTACCACAACCTGCTGCGGCAGTGGGCGGAGACGTAG
- the acnA gene encoding aconitate hydratase AcnA — MSHNTLNTLKEFPLSEGQNGQFHSLPALAETLGVNLSRLPVSIRIVLESVLRNCDGKKVTEEHVKQLANWNPTAQRTDEIPFVVARVVLQDFTGVPLLADLAAMRNVAAKTGADPKKIEPLVPVDLVVDHSVTIDHFRTPDSLDLNMKIEFQRNNERYQFMKWGMQAFDTFGVVPPGFGIVHQVNLEYLARGVMQQNGMYYPDTLVGTDSHTTMINGVGVVGWGVGGIEAEAGMLGQPVYFLTPDVIGVNLTGALREGCTATDLVLTITEMLRKEKVVGKFVEFFGEGTRSLSTTDRATIGNMAPEYGATMGFFPVDEKTVEYFRGTGRTDEELAAFENYYKAQNLFGIPQEGEIDYTRVLHLDLSTVTPSLAGPKRPQDRIELGAVKSTFADLFSKPTNANGFNKSADDLGKVYETTNGVRVKNGDVLIAAITSCTNTSNPSVLLAAGLLAKKAVEKGLTVAPHIKSSLAPGSRVVTNYLQAAGLLPYLEQLGFGVTAYGCTTCIGNAGDLTPELNAAITSNDIIAAAVLSGNRNFEARIHPNIRSNFLASPPLVVAYAIAGNVTRDLMSEPVGKGADGVDVYLGDIWPTSQEVQDLMKFAMNSDVFKANYADVKGNPGALWEAVSSVSGQVYDWPESTYIAEPPFFGDFEMTPKATAANIEGARALGVFGDSITTDHISPAGSIKEDGPAGKWLKDHGVLKADFNSYGSRRGNHEIMMRGTFANVRIKNKMIPPKADGSAVEGGITIHQPSGEQQSIYDAAMKYVAEGTPTMIFGGEEYGTGSSRDWAAKGTQLLGVKAVIARSFERIHRSNLVGMGVLPLQFLADDSVDTLGITGDETFDLVGLEGEIRPQMQATLVIRRANGEVKQTRVLLRIDTPIEVDYYKHGGILPFVLRQLLAA; from the coding sequence ATGTCTCACAATACTTTGAACACGCTCAAGGAATTCCCGCTGAGCGAAGGCCAGAACGGCCAGTTCCACTCGCTGCCGGCCCTGGCCGAAACCCTGGGCGTGAACCTGTCGCGCCTGCCGGTGTCGATCCGTATCGTGCTCGAATCGGTGCTGCGCAATTGCGACGGCAAGAAGGTCACCGAAGAACACGTCAAGCAACTGGCCAACTGGAACCCGACCGCCCAGCGCACCGACGAGATCCCGTTCGTGGTGGCGCGCGTGGTGCTGCAGGACTTCACCGGCGTGCCGCTGCTGGCCGACCTGGCCGCGATGCGCAACGTCGCCGCCAAGACCGGCGCCGATCCGAAGAAGATCGAGCCGCTGGTGCCGGTCGACCTGGTGGTCGACCACTCGGTCACCATCGACCACTTCCGCACCCCGGACTCGCTCGACCTGAACATGAAGATCGAGTTCCAGCGCAACAACGAGCGCTACCAGTTCATGAAGTGGGGCATGCAGGCGTTCGACACCTTCGGCGTGGTGCCGCCGGGCTTCGGCATCGTCCACCAGGTCAACCTGGAATACCTGGCGCGCGGCGTCATGCAGCAGAACGGCATGTACTACCCGGACACCCTGGTGGGCACCGACTCGCACACCACCATGATCAACGGCGTCGGCGTGGTCGGCTGGGGCGTGGGCGGCATCGAGGCGGAAGCCGGCATGCTGGGCCAGCCGGTCTACTTCCTGACCCCGGACGTGATCGGCGTGAACCTGACCGGCGCGCTGCGCGAAGGCTGCACCGCGACCGACCTGGTGCTGACCATCACCGAAATGCTGCGCAAGGAGAAGGTCGTGGGCAAGTTCGTCGAGTTCTTCGGCGAAGGCACCCGTTCGCTGTCGACCACCGACCGCGCCACCATCGGCAACATGGCCCCGGAATACGGCGCCACGATGGGCTTCTTCCCGGTCGACGAAAAGACCGTCGAGTACTTCCGCGGCACCGGCCGCACCGACGAGGAACTGGCCGCCTTCGAAAACTACTACAAGGCGCAGAACCTGTTCGGCATCCCGCAGGAAGGCGAGATCGACTACACCCGCGTGCTGCACCTGGACCTGTCGACCGTCACCCCGTCGCTGGCCGGCCCCAAGCGTCCGCAAGACCGTATCGAACTGGGCGCCGTGAAGTCGACCTTCGCCGACCTGTTCTCGAAACCGACCAATGCCAACGGCTTCAACAAGAGCGCCGACGACCTGGGCAAGGTCTACGAGACCACCAACGGCGTGCGCGTGAAGAACGGCGACGTGCTGATCGCCGCGATCACCTCGTGCACCAACACCTCGAACCCGAGCGTGCTGCTGGCCGCCGGCCTGCTGGCGAAAAAGGCGGTCGAGAAGGGCCTGACCGTGGCGCCGCACATCAAGAGCTCGCTGGCGCCGGGATCGCGCGTGGTCACCAACTACCTGCAAGCCGCCGGCCTGCTGCCGTACCTGGAACAGCTCGGCTTCGGCGTGACCGCCTACGGCTGCACCACCTGCATCGGCAATGCCGGCGACCTGACCCCGGAACTGAACGCCGCGATCACCTCGAACGACATCATCGCCGCCGCCGTGCTGTCGGGTAACCGCAACTTCGAAGCGCGCATCCACCCGAACATCCGCTCCAACTTCCTGGCCTCGCCGCCGCTGGTGGTCGCCTACGCGATCGCCGGCAACGTCACGCGCGACCTGATGAGCGAGCCGGTCGGCAAGGGCGCCGACGGTGTCGACGTCTACCTGGGCGACATCTGGCCGACCTCGCAGGAAGTGCAGGACCTGATGAAGTTCGCGATGAACTCGGACGTGTTCAAGGCCAACTACGCCGACGTCAAGGGCAACCCGGGCGCGCTGTGGGAAGCCGTGTCGTCGGTGTCGGGCCAGGTCTACGACTGGCCGGAGTCGACCTACATCGCCGAGCCGCCGTTCTTCGGCGACTTCGAGATGACCCCGAAGGCAACCGCCGCCAACATCGAAGGCGCGCGCGCGCTGGGCGTGTTCGGCGACTCGATCACCACCGACCACATCTCGCCGGCCGGCTCGATCAAGGAAGACGGTCCGGCCGGCAAGTGGCTGAAGGACCACGGCGTGCTGAAGGCCGACTTCAACTCCTACGGCTCGCGTCGCGGCAACCACGAGATCATGATGCGCGGCACCTTCGCCAACGTGCGCATCAAGAACAAGATGATCCCGCCGAAGGCCGACGGTTCCGCGGTCGAGGGCGGCATCACCATCCACCAGCCGAGCGGCGAACAGCAGTCGATCTACGACGCGGCGATGAAGTACGTGGCGGAAGGCACCCCGACCATGATCTTCGGCGGCGAAGAGTACGGCACCGGCTCCTCGCGCGACTGGGCCGCCAAGGGCACCCAGCTGCTGGGCGTGAAGGCCGTGATCGCCCGTTCGTTCGAGCGCATCCACCGCTCCAACCTGGTCGGCATGGGCGTGCTGCCGCTGCAGTTCCTGGCCGACGACAGCGTCGACACGCTGGGCATCACCGGCGACGAGACCTTCGACCTGGTCGGCCTGGAAGGCGAGATCCGCCCGCAGATGCAGGCGACCCTGGTGATCCGCCGCGCCAACGGCGAGGTCAAGCAGACCCGCGTGCTGCTGCGCATCGACACCCCGATCGAAGTCGACTACTACAAGCATGGCGGCATCCTGCCGTTCGTGCTGCGCCAGCTGCTGGCGGCGTAA
- a CDS encoding HpcH/HpaI aldolase/citrate lyase family protein, giving the protein MHPSEVLFQGKRQPLLLPACDHYAGSEKLMRKSMALQQELGPVFDITFDCEDGATAGREREHAELVAALLLDAGNRYKRIGARLHDVASPFFAQDVQAIVGAAAKELAYVVLPKPEGFEDVVRARALINRAAQAAGRGPENPLPLHVLVETHGALHQVFEIAALPQVECLSFGIMDFVSGHHGAVPAAAMRTPGQFTHPLVVRAKLEMVAACHAYAKVPSHNVTTDIKDSATVANDATRAAGEFGFTRMWSIHPDQIKPIVKAFTPRLSEVNEATNILLEAMAANWGPIAQHGRLHDRASYRYYWTVLQRAKLAGLALPDAAAAIVNQPETT; this is encoded by the coding sequence ATGCATCCTTCCGAGGTTTTATTCCAGGGTAAACGCCAGCCGTTGCTGCTCCCCGCCTGCGATCACTACGCCGGCAGCGAGAAGCTGATGCGCAAGTCGATGGCCCTGCAACAAGAGCTCGGCCCGGTGTTCGACATCACCTTCGACTGCGAGGACGGCGCCACCGCCGGGCGCGAGCGCGAGCATGCCGAGCTGGTGGCGGCGCTGCTGCTGGACGCCGGCAACCGCTACAAGCGCATCGGCGCGCGCCTGCACGACGTCGCCAGCCCGTTCTTTGCCCAGGACGTGCAGGCCATCGTCGGCGCCGCCGCGAAAGAGCTGGCCTACGTGGTGCTGCCCAAGCCGGAAGGCTTCGAGGACGTGGTGCGCGCGCGCGCGCTCATCAACCGCGCCGCCCAGGCTGCCGGCCGCGGCCCGGAAAACCCGCTGCCGCTGCACGTGCTGGTCGAGACCCACGGCGCGCTGCACCAGGTGTTCGAGATCGCCGCCCTGCCCCAGGTCGAGTGCCTGTCGTTCGGCATCATGGATTTCGTCTCGGGCCACCACGGCGCGGTGCCGGCGGCCGCCATGCGCACGCCGGGACAATTTACCCACCCGCTGGTGGTGCGCGCCAAGCTGGAGATGGTTGCGGCATGTCATGCGTATGCCAAGGTCCCTTCGCATAATGTGACGACCGATATCAAGGACAGCGCGACCGTCGCCAACGACGCCACCCGCGCCGCCGGCGAATTCGGCTTTACCCGCATGTGGAGCATCCACCCGGACCAGATCAAGCCGATCGTCAAGGCGTTCACGCCGCGACTGTCGGAGGTGAACGAGGCCACCAATATCCTGCTGGAGGCGATGGCGGCGAACTGGGGTCCGATCGCCCAGCATGGCCGCTTGCACGACCGCGCCAGCTACCGATATTATTGGACGGTGTTGCAGCGCGCTAAGCTGGCCGGCCTTGCGCTGCCGGATGCCGCGGCGGCAATCGTCAATCAACCGGAAACCACCTGA
- a CDS encoding malate dehydrogenase, whose amino-acid sequence MAKNPMRVAVTGAAGQIGYSLLFRIASGDMLGKDQPVILQLLEIDNEKAQKALKGVMMELDDCAFPLLVEMTAHSDPMTAFKDADVALLVGARPRGPGMERKDLLEANAQIFTVQGKALDAVASRDVKVLVVGNPANTNAYIAMKSAPNLPAKNFTAMLRLDHNRALSQVAAKAGKPVAGIEKMVVWGNHSPTMYADYRFATADGQSLKDLINDQEWNANTFLPTVGKRGAAIIEARGASSAASAANAAIDHVRDWVLGTNGKWTTMGIPSDGSYGIPEGVIFGFPVTTENGEYTIVQGLDIDQFSQERINKTLDELNEERAGVAHLLGQ is encoded by the coding sequence ATGGCTAAAAACCCAATGCGCGTCGCGGTCACCGGCGCTGCCGGCCAGATCGGCTATTCCCTGCTGTTCCGCATTGCCAGCGGCGACATGCTGGGCAAGGACCAGCCGGTCATTCTGCAGCTGCTCGAGATCGACAACGAAAAGGCACAGAAAGCGCTCAAGGGCGTCATGATGGAACTCGACGACTGCGCGTTCCCGCTGCTGGTCGAAATGACCGCGCACAGCGACCCGATGACCGCATTCAAGGATGCCGACGTCGCCCTACTGGTCGGCGCGCGTCCGCGCGGCCCGGGCATGGAGCGCAAGGACCTGCTGGAAGCCAACGCCCAGATCTTCACCGTGCAGGGCAAGGCCCTGGACGCAGTCGCCTCGCGCGACGTCAAGGTGCTGGTGGTCGGCAACCCGGCCAACACCAACGCCTACATCGCCATGAAGTCGGCGCCGAACCTGCCGGCCAAGAACTTCACCGCCATGCTGCGCCTGGACCACAACCGCGCCCTGTCGCAAGTCGCCGCCAAGGCCGGCAAGCCGGTCGCCGGCATCGAGAAGATGGTCGTGTGGGGCAACCACTCGCCGACCATGTACGCCGACTACCGCTTCGCCACCGCCGACGGCCAGTCGCTCAAGGACCTGATCAACGACCAGGAGTGGAACGCCAACACCTTCCTGCCGACCGTCGGCAAGCGCGGCGCCGCCATCATCGAAGCGCGCGGCGCCTCGTCGGCCGCCTCGGCCGCCAACGCCGCCATCGACCACGTGCGCGACTGGGTGCTGGGCACCAATGGCAAGTGGACCACCATGGGCATCCCGTCGGACGGTTCGTACGGCATTCCGGAAGGCGTGATCTTCGGCTTCCCGGTGACCACCGAGAACGGCGAGTACACCATCGTGCAGGGCCTGGACATCGACCAGTTCTCGCAGGAGCGCATCAACAAGACCCTGGACGAGCTGAACGAAGAGCGCGCCGGCGTGGCGCACCTGCTGGGCCAATAA
- a CDS encoding GntR family transcriptional regulator — MNQASSNPNVSSAAGNNSAGGAGNAGSGAGAPPAGMSPTFSPLYQQIKALITQSLQSGEWKPGELIPSEVELAGRYKVSQGTVRKAIDELAAEHLVLRRQGKGTFVASHNEARAHFRFLKLVPDEGVPHQADHRYLEVRRVRAGAEVARLLDLKSGDAVVYIKRLMSFDGAPTILEELWLPGQLFKGLTAERLAEYKGPMYGLFESEFGTRMIRASEKIRAVAADEGSAGHLKVAPGTPLLCVDRISFTYGDKAVELRRGLYSTAQHHYQNELS, encoded by the coding sequence ATGAACCAAGCATCGTCCAATCCGAACGTCAGCAGCGCCGCCGGCAACAACAGCGCGGGTGGCGCAGGCAACGCTGGCTCCGGAGCGGGCGCCCCGCCCGCGGGCATGTCCCCGACCTTTTCCCCGCTGTACCAGCAGATCAAGGCCTTGATCACCCAGAGCCTGCAGTCGGGAGAATGGAAGCCGGGCGAACTGATTCCCAGCGAAGTCGAGCTGGCCGGCCGCTACAAGGTCAGCCAGGGCACGGTGCGCAAGGCGATCGACGAGCTGGCCGCCGAGCACCTGGTGCTGCGGCGCCAGGGCAAGGGCACCTTCGTCGCCAGCCACAACGAGGCGCGCGCCCACTTCCGCTTCCTGAAGCTGGTGCCGGACGAAGGCGTGCCGCACCAGGCCGACCACCGCTACCTCGAAGTCAGGCGCGTGCGCGCCGGCGCCGAGGTGGCGCGCCTGCTCGACCTGAAGTCGGGCGACGCGGTGGTCTACATCAAGCGCCTGATGTCGTTCGACGGCGCGCCCACGATCCTGGAAGAGCTGTGGCTGCCGGGACAGTTGTTCAAGGGCCTGACGGCGGAGCGCCTGGCGGAATACAAGGGGCCGATGTACGGCCTGTTCGAATCCGAGTTCGGCACGCGCATGATCCGCGCCAGCGAAAAGATCCGCGCGGTGGCGGCCGACGAGGGCAGCGCCGGCCACCTGAAGGTGGCGCCCGGCACGCCCTTGCTGTGCGTCGACCGGATCTCGTTCACCTATGGCGACAAGGCGGTGGAATTGCGGCGCGGTTTGTATTCGACTGCGCAACATCATTATCAAAATGAATTGTCGTAA
- the sdhC gene encoding succinate dehydrogenase, cytochrome b556 subunit translates to MSEAIRNQQKRGQPLRNIGIKDITVNYKQPPSAIVSIMHRISGFLLFLSLPFLLYLFQESLRSEISFAHFAGVVGHPLIKIVILALSWAYLHHFVAGLRHLVMDNHIALDREASQKTARWVLMIVVALTVLVALKLFGVF, encoded by the coding sequence ATGTCGGAAGCCATCAGAAACCAGCAGAAGCGAGGGCAGCCGCTGCGTAATATCGGCATCAAGGATATTACGGTCAACTACAAGCAGCCGCCGTCGGCGATCGTGTCGATCATGCACCGCATCAGCGGCTTCTTGCTGTTCCTGTCTCTGCCGTTCCTGCTGTACCTGTTCCAAGAGAGCCTGCGTTCGGAAATCTCGTTCGCGCACTTCGCCGGCGTGGTCGGCCATCCGCTCATCAAGATCGTGATCCTGGCGCTGTCGTGGGCGTACCTGCACCACTTCGTGGCCGGCCTGCGCCACCTGGTGATGGACAACCACATCGCCCTCGACAGGGAAGCGTCGCAGAAAACCGCGCGCTGGGTACTGATGATCGTCGTCGCCCTGACCGTGCTGGTCGCCCTCAAACTGTTCGGAGTGTTTTAA
- the sdhD gene encoding succinate dehydrogenase, hydrophobic membrane anchor protein, translating into MATPKNVGQRRLVVGAHYGMRDWLAQRVTAIVMAIFTVILLVSFLTAQNFTYEGWAGLFARQWFKLFTMVTFFGLFYHVWVGVRDIFMDYVKPVGIRLTLQIAAVLWLLACAAWTVQILWSV; encoded by the coding sequence ATGGCAACCCCCAAGAACGTCGGACAGCGCCGCCTGGTCGTCGGCGCCCACTACGGCATGCGCGACTGGCTGGCCCAGCGCGTCACCGCGATCGTGATGGCGATCTTCACCGTCATCCTGCTGGTCTCCTTCCTGACCGCGCAAAACTTCACCTACGAAGGCTGGGCCGGCCTGTTCGCCCGCCAGTGGTTCAAGCTGTTCACCATGGTCACCTTCTTCGGCCTGTTCTACCACGTGTGGGTGGGCGTGCGTGACATCTTCATGGACTACGTCAAACCGGTCGGCATCCGCCTGACCCTGCAGATCGCCGCGGTGCTCTGGCTGCTCGCCTGCGCCGCCTGGACTGTGCAAATTCTCTGGAGCGTGTAA
- the sdhA gene encoding succinate dehydrogenase flavoprotein subunit: MAAIKTAIPSRRFDAVIVGAGGSGMRASLQLAEAGLNVAVLSKVFPTRSHTVAAQGGIGASLGNMSEDDWYWHMFDTVKGGDYLGDQDAIEFMCREAPKVVYELEHFGMPFDRNPDGTIYQRPFGGHTANFGEKPVQRACAAADRTGHALLHTLYQRNVRARTHFFVEWMALDLVRNADGDVLGVVALEMETGDIMILEAKTTIFATGGAGRIFAASTNAFINTGDGMGMAARAGLPLQDMEFWQFHPTGVAGAGVLITEGVRGEGGILINSNGERFMERYAPTLKDLAPRDFVSRSMDQEIKEGRGVGPNKDHVLLDLRHIGAETIRKRLPSILEIGHKFANVDATKEPIPVVPTIHYQMGGIPTNIHGQVVAPDGTGGQKIVQGLYAIGECACVSVHGANRLGTNSLLDLVVFGRAAGNHVVASNLKAQSNKPLPADAADFAMNRLNKLENSTGGEKVQHVANDIRSTMQKFCGVFRTDALLNEGVQEIMKLDERRKHVSFKDKSKVFNTARVEALELDNLIETAKATIVSAAARKESRGAHAHSDYEKRDDENWMKHTLFFSENNRLEYKAVVTKPLTVDTFKPKARTF, from the coding sequence GTGGCAGCAATCAAAACCGCAATCCCTTCGCGTCGCTTCGACGCGGTCATCGTCGGCGCCGGCGGCTCCGGCATGCGCGCCTCGCTGCAGCTGGCCGAGGCCGGCCTGAACGTGGCGGTCCTGTCCAAGGTGTTCCCGACCCGTTCGCACACCGTGGCGGCGCAGGGCGGCATCGGCGCCTCGCTGGGCAACATGAGCGAGGACGACTGGTACTGGCACATGTTCGACACCGTCAAGGGCGGCGACTACCTGGGCGACCAGGATGCGATCGAATTCATGTGCCGCGAAGCGCCGAAGGTCGTGTACGAGCTGGAACACTTCGGCATGCCGTTCGACCGCAACCCGGACGGCACCATCTACCAGCGTCCGTTCGGCGGCCACACCGCCAACTTCGGCGAGAAGCCGGTACAGCGCGCCTGCGCCGCCGCCGACCGTACCGGCCACGCGCTGCTGCACACGCTGTACCAGCGTAATGTCCGTGCGCGCACCCACTTCTTCGTCGAGTGGATGGCCCTGGACCTGGTGCGCAACGCCGACGGCGACGTGCTGGGCGTGGTGGCGCTGGAAATGGAAACCGGCGACATCATGATCCTGGAAGCCAAGACCACGATCTTCGCCACCGGCGGCGCCGGCCGCATCTTCGCCGCGTCGACCAACGCCTTCATCAACACCGGCGACGGCATGGGCATGGCGGCGCGCGCCGGCCTGCCGCTGCAGGACATGGAGTTCTGGCAGTTCCACCCGACCGGCGTGGCCGGCGCCGGCGTCCTGATCACCGAGGGTGTGCGCGGCGAGGGCGGCATCCTGATCAACTCGAACGGCGAACGCTTCATGGAGCGCTACGCGCCGACCCTGAAGGACCTGGCGCCGCGCGACTTCGTGTCGCGCTCGATGGACCAGGAGATCAAGGAAGGCCGCGGCGTCGGTCCGAACAAGGACCACGTGCTGCTCGACCTGCGCCACATCGGCGCGGAGACCATCCGCAAGCGCCTGCCGTCGATCCTGGAGATCGGCCACAAGTTCGCCAACGTCGACGCCACCAAGGAACCGATTCCCGTGGTGCCGACCATCCACTACCAGATGGGCGGCATCCCGACCAACATCCACGGGCAAGTCGTCGCGCCGGACGGCACCGGCGGCCAGAAGATCGTGCAGGGCCTGTACGCGATCGGCGAATGCGCCTGCGTCTCGGTGCACGGCGCCAATCGCCTCGGCACCAACTCGCTGCTCGACCTGGTGGTGTTCGGCCGTGCGGCCGGCAACCACGTGGTCGCGTCGAACCTGAAGGCGCAGTCGAACAAGCCGCTGCCCGCCGACGCCGCCGACTTCGCGATGAACCGCCTGAACAAGCTGGAAAACTCGACCGGCGGCGAGAAGGTGCAGCACGTGGCCAACGACATCCGCTCGACCATGCAGAAGTTCTGCGGCGTGTTCCGCACCGACGCCCTGCTGAACGAAGGCGTGCAGGAGATCATGAAGCTGGACGAGCGCCGCAAGCACGTCTCGTTCAAGGACAAGTCGAAGGTCTTCAACACCGCCCGCGTGGAAGCGCTGGAACTGGACAACCTGATCGAGACCGCCAAGGCGACCATCGTCTCGGCCGCGGCGCGCAAGGAATCGCGCGGCGCCCACGCCCACAGCGACTACGAGAAGCGCGACGACGAGAACTGGATGAAGCACACCCTGTTCTTCTCGGAGAACAACCGCCTCGAGTACAAGGCCGTCGTGACCAAGCCGCTGACGGTCGACACGTTCAAGCCGAAGGCACGTACTTTCTAA